In the Uranotaenia lowii strain MFRU-FL chromosome 1, ASM2978415v1, whole genome shotgun sequence genome, CCAGGACTGTTTGTGCTGCCATTTTAATGGCCATCTCTCGAGGTATTCCTTGCTTCACTCCACCATCAGCCAGAGCTTCTATGATTTGGTATACGAAAGCAGGACCGCAACCCGTCAAACCGGTCATATTATCGATTTGCTCCTCCCTTACTTCGTACGCCAGCCCTAACTGGTTGAACATGAATTTTGTAGCATTGTAATGAGCCTCAACCGTCTGGAAAAGAGAAATTTATTATATCCACTAAGATGAAGCCCACTGGTCCATTACAGCATTGTGATGATCGAATCCGGCACAAAATATGGTGCAACCAGCTCCGACCTGCATCGGAGTGTTCGGCATTGTTCGAACGAACGGAATGTTGGGCAAACAAGAGAATTCGTTGTACAACCGTTCCAAAGTGACGCCGGCCAGAATCGACACCATTAATTTGGTGTTACAGTCGGGAATGTTGGAGGAGCCCTCCATCGAGCGACGGCAAATGGGTAAGATGTGAGGTTTGACACAGAGAAACACGATATCCGATTTGCGAATTACTTCGACGTTATCAACTGTTAGACGATCCACCAAAAGACGTTCCCAGCGTTTGCGCAAATTATCTAGATTAGTTGCAGAAACCATGATCTGTTGTGGTTTAAGCACACCtggcaaaaaaaagaaattcaattgaatcgAATTAGGTATTAGGTGATTTTTATAACAAGACTTGCTGATCCGGTGTGGTTTGCAACACCTTTAAAAACATActtgttttttgaaagaaaatcttattttgaatttatttatcgtttcattttcaaaatctgaaaatttggcTCAGTTTCTTAAATTCTGTTTTATataagaataaattttaatcttaaataccttatttcttacattttcacaaaaaagcgACCTTTTTGTAATAATTCCCAGTTggatttgagttttattttttagagAAGTCATTGATcttcaattctaaatttataaagatgaatctttaagtttttttttttctaaataactactacaattttaaaaatatttgaattttttttttcaatttttcatttttggaatattccaaaaatggtttttctttgtttatttttgaacagTCTTccgtcataaaaaaatttagggATAGGTGAAAGTGGGAGgagttttttcaattgaatcatCTCATTATTAAATATGACTTGTATACTAAACTTAGTTAagttacttagaaatttttcaagtagATTATATGTTAGAACACAGAAAACATACAAACCACGACCTGCTTGGTGCaaaccacttgaaattttttgactaATGAATTACCTAATCTTACGTTGGGTTTGTATGGGAGCATCCACACTGCCGTCATACAGACCGAGTTGGAAGAGAATTTCAAATCGGTAAATCATCTCATTACATCAAGACTTGTATGTGTATCTAATTTGATCGGAATCATAtgacccgatgtgctttgctactcttttcaataataaatgaaatttcctaaaattgttcagattttaattgttgtgtgagcatgatttaaaatcaaattataacataatcgTTTTTGAGTCTATAAGGAACAGACAGAAAATAATTTaacgggtacatttaccctataaaCTTTTATGTGCAACGGTCTCTTGAAAACAATTCGAGTTTTGTCATATTGTTCCTAAGAATTTTGATATTTCGGTAGGGTTTTGACCTGCCTCTAAAGGTGCTCAACGGAGTTGAATCTAAACCATTTGGAGGCATTTTGAAGCGTTCAGGGTTATTTTACAGTAATCATTTTGGTATACCTATACATATACAACATGGGCGGGTTCAATACCGTGTTGGAAGGAATACCTAGCTGGCCCAATTGCTTCACGGGTCATGGTATAGAATATTATGCTTTAGGAAATTTCATGCTCAAGATCTACAGGCTTTCAATTAGcaggtaatgttttttttcagtcggTTTGTTGGTGGTTCCCTTTTTATCtatctcagttttttttaaccggAAGCTCAGATCGCAGACAAGGAAACATTGCAATGTATTCCAAGGTTGATCAAACTAACGTCACCTTTATTGATCAAGCCGGCTGCAATAGCGTAGGCCATATTTCCACCCCCAATGAAGCCAATATTGACATTGGAAACATGTTCTTTGGGCGTGGAACTCATTTTCTGCTGCGATTCCATCCTTGTGTTTGAACAGTGACTGGAACCTGAAATTGTTTATATGTTAGCACGTTTTGAACATCACGAGAGTTATCACAACTAACTGTTATCAATTATTTACCACGTCTATCAGCCGTGTCGTTTGTTATCTAAtcctatttttcttttctttttatctcGCGGCATTTGTTTTGACAACCCAGTCGAATAGCTACTGTTGAAGTcgttgaagttattttttttatctgggatTTTAAACCTTCGTTGAAGTTATCAgaatttggttttgttcgaataagATGATGAAGGcttgatttcgtttttttttgcaaattcgaAAGCCGTAAATCAATTATAGGAATAGAAAATTAAAAGCAAGAGTGCTCTTTTGTACTGCATTTTGAAATCAtggaacaaataaataaaaaacatgaaatcgacGCATCTCATTTTTACACTGAAATGCAGACAAACATAAAATGAAAATGCAGACAGAACTGAAAATTAAGATGATATCCAAATCATTGCATCATAATCGTGTAAGCTACGtgcatttcttttgattttccgTAATTAAAATCGTTAAACGCGATCAGAAAAATCATCTTTTGCTCAACAACAGCAAATATTcgtgattttgtttatttttccaaaacctgATCTGTACcgatgaaaaatcattttttttcatctgggattttaaacttgtttgtttcgtttttttatttgggattttagACCTCTTGGGTTTATTCATTCCATCGGGATTTTGAACTCGTTTGCTCATTCATCccgtataaaaaatcaacaaacaatATCGAAATTTGATCGTTTTCAATCGTTATTTTTCGATGCGTGTGGAAAATGCTCGTCGTTTGATCAGGGACGATCATGGTGGTGTGAGGTAACTCAGATGAATAGTATAATATTAAGCGTGTTCAACAGgcaattgaaatcggtttcaatcgatttcgattggtaaattgttgttcactcagccaatgttttggtcgaaactaatccaattggCGTTCATTgaagccaatcgaaatcgatcgaaaccaatcaaAACCGATCATGCTCGgaagcaggattcgtttctatcgatTTCTATCGCACTAACACATATGAAGttttttaatgtcaaaaaacaGCTGATTTAGTTTGTTGTGaacaatcatttgaaaaaatgaaagttgtgTCATTCAGTGCGGTGTTCTCTGTCGGGTGCTAAGTCAGTGGTGATGCTGTACCGCTGCACTGTGCCGATGGTGCAGTGCTAGTGGTATGTTGTATATGTCGAATCAAATGCAGCTGCTCGTTAACAACGGCAAATGCTATGAAAATCAAAGTGGTGCCAGGAAACTCCGTGTTGTGGTGATGCGGTGCAGATGGTATCGGTCGGTGCTGTGCTGTGCTGGTGTGCTGCGTTGGTGGAGCCAGTTGGTGCAATCATTGCAGTTGTGCAGGAATTGCGATGCAAATGCAAATTTGGATCGGTTGCTGACCATGCATCTGTCCATCGGCTACATTCAGGTTAATCCGGATTCTACGCCGCTTCAACCTTACACTTTAGGGAAAATATGCACTTATGGTTAATAACCAAAAAATAAAGCACAACATCAAGTTACCGTATTTTATTCCGTAATATACATATTGTTTATTAAAAGTTGATATCAATCTAAAATCTTCACGACCTGCTTTCAACAATTTTACGCATTTGTGCCTCCCTTGTCCCTAAAAATAgctgattgaaatacaattCTTTTCTAGAATTCTATTATACTTTTGCTTCTTCGTCTTCGATTGGGACATTTTCTTCTATTAAAACCCACTGCTCGATGTCTGAGTATTGCCTCTTCCAATACAAGCTGTTTAGGAGTCTAATTGCAGCGCAGACTAATTTTGTAATGTTGTTCTACTAATAATTTTCCGGCTATTCCCGTGAAGCGCTTGCCGAAAGCGTACTCGGTATTATGGTGTTCCAAGCTCGTATCCGGAATAGTATCCAATGGGATTGTTCTTTCGAGTTTATACGACCAACTTCTCGCTGATTTAGTTACATCTGTTGCTGAcattaaaaacacaaaataaacgtaaaatcatatcaaatcatcataacaGTTTTATAACTTACCAATTATAAAACCGAGAAATAAGTCCTGAAGAATGTTATTTATCGTCGAAAACGGGTTTATAACAATGCAAATCAGGAATCTTTCGCGGAGGAAATGCTTTCTTCTTCCATTCAATTTATTATACAGAACAACACTCGGCTTTGACAACAACAGAACGCATTAGTATTGGTGAGTGGCTGTTCAATCAGCGGCCTGATAGAAATgaatcgaagtcaattggagaAACAGCTGtgcaactgtcaatccatttcaattgatttcgattgagttttGTTGAACACACCTATTATCTATCACCTAACAGGTTTCACCGACAGTCTGCATAAATCGAAAAAAGGAAACCACCATGGAAACCACCTATCCGTTTGTATCGAGCTAGCGCGCTAGTACGAATAAGCACAACTCACTAGCACGTCTTTAGGATCAAGGTGAAACCGGTGAAACGAGCTGTAAGCTGTTCATCTAGGAAgctttacataatttaaatcctgtactttcctttaaaaaaaagtaaaaaaaggacATCCTCAATACCGGCACATTATCCAAACAGACGGGAAAATTATACGTATTCATGTTGAGAAAAATGATTAAAGCTGTACACAATCTGTCTAAACAATTTATGTGAGTTAAAAAATCACGAAGGACATGTTCGAAGCAACGTTTAACGATAGTTAAAGTCGGatgcataaatattttaattagcTTGTCTTATCTTTATTCATCCCTACATACCGATCGACACCGGTTGATCTTTCTTACTGACATATTCAACGCAACGCGACGGGTCGGTTGGGAAAAAGTCCTGCATCTTTGTCATCAATCGTTTTAATCCTTGAATATATTTCCGCTGGGTTTCGTCGTTCATCACATGGGCAACGTTCTTGGAGAAAATTTTTTCACGTCCGGTACGCGCGTGAATACCCACCATGGTCACTCCAATTGGCCAGGGAGCATTGCCAATGGCCATCGTCAGGTACGCATCACTAGCGTGAAGATAATCTCTCTTGAGCAGGCTTTTAGTGATATCCGTTAGGCTGTCGAGGATGTCCTCGGGAATGGTTTTGTTTCGGAGCTTCCGCAGTAGTGGTTTCAGATAAAGACGAGTCTGCTCGAAAGTTGCTCGGGCTATTTTCCATTTGGTGGCGGATCGCTGAGCCGTTGCGATTGAGTTTAACTGGTCATTccacatttttaaaacaaactgaATAACCGTAACGATTACATGCATATCGTGTTCTTTGCCACTTCTTCCCAATCGAACTGCCATCTCCTGAATTGATTCATACGTAACGGAATCGTCAATAGCAAAATCTTCATTGGAACTTTTGCCTTTCGCTAGTCCTGCATTGGAAGTAAGCAGTTCATTGAGAAATTCTTCATCGACTTGTTCCATCGCTTCCTGGAAATCATTTCGGAAACCTCGATTGATTTCCGGAGCAGAAATTTCCAACTGATGAAGGCGAGAACATGAATCGGATTCGCTTTCACCGAAAAGCAGAATAGGTTCCCCACGTTCCCGGAGCTTTCGTATCACTTCAGCTCGTGGGAGATTTCGGAAATCATACTTCGAGTCCTTGGTCGGTGAACGTTCCCCGTCATCAGTAGATACTTCAGTGACCCCGCTTGAGCCTGCACTCTGACCAAACTTTTCTCGATATTCTTCCTGTTCTTGCGCCAAGAGTTCACCCCTTTTGAAGTACTTTTTCTTATCATCCTGTAAGCAgttattataaattataaaactttgttTACTTATATTAATTTTAACAGAATGTTTCTTTTTACCACAAGTTTTTTCTCCTCCAAAATCTTCCGTTTTCTTGCTATCTCCGCTTTTAGAATATCCATTGTTATATGACTATAAGAAGCAAAATGGGGAAATAcaaaaaactatgttttttttttatttccttttccgTTTCGGTccttaaactattttattaaaattcaaatatgaatgtATACAGGAGTTCTGACTTCCATTATGTTGTTGttgggggccgttcaaatattacgtaacgcaattttcggtcattctcaaaccccccaccccccaacgtaacacattcgtcacAGATTTTCTAACCTAAATCtacaaagcgtaacaaactctTAAGGCGGCCGCACAATAGCCCGTCCGTCgtcgcgtcgcgttgacatttaattttgaggatgccattttccgtttgagtcaccacaatggtgcgtcgcgtcagtgaaggcattgtactaaaacgcaaaacttgttctaaacggcAGCGTTTTCCAGCGTcgacgttttggttttgaaaaaaatcaaaattttagcgCGTCAGCAGGATTTGaactatttgtttttgatatttttcttcaaagattcacacaaacagattcaaaaatcatatcatTGTCATTTTATCTCTTCGATGATacaaattttactcaaaattcattgaaattgatattaaagattttaatatatttgacaTAATGATGAAATCATATAGAATTTATCATAAATATTAGCTTGATATATATGTTCTCGTTTTtcagtaatgaaaaaaaaatgaatgaaatattttgtgttGGAGTTTGCCGAGTTTTGACTCAATATTTCCCTGTCAGCCTTGTCTGTGGAcgctatagagttgtttttgacatttcttacgaacacttgctgagcgtgtgcagatgagacgggacaattaacctcaaaaactctcggtacaaaaaacgggcagccggtcgacacacatggtcgtttttgaggttaattgtcccaaaactgaaaagtgttggtgaaacaaccagcaaaaaatcacgaacactaccagcggcaaataggactatattGTGGTGCGAAAATTGTagagtgcgtcgcgtcagctttTTAGTACTCGacgacggcgt is a window encoding:
- the LOC129740345 gene encoding pre-mRNA-splicing factor 18, which produces MDILKAEIARKRKILEEKKLVDDKKKYFKRGELLAQEQEEYREKFGQSAGSSGVTEVSTDDGERSPTKDSKYDFRNLPRAEVIRKLRERGEPILLFGESESDSCSRLHQLEISAPEINRGFRNDFQEAMEQVDEEFLNELLTSNAGLAKGKSSNEDFAIDDSVTYESIQEMAVRLGRSGKEHDMHVIVTVIQFVLKMWNDQLNSIATAQRSATKWKIARATFEQTRLYLKPLLRKLRNKTIPEDILDSLTDITKSLLKRDYLHASDAYLTMAIGNAPWPIGVTMVGIHARTGREKIFSKNVAHVMNDETQRKYIQGLKRLMTKMQDFFPTDPSRCVEYVSKKDQPVSIGM
- the LOC129740346 gene encoding uncharacterized protein LOC129740346, with the protein product MESQQKMSSTPKEHVSNVNIGFIGGGNMAYAIAAGLINKGVLKPQQIMVSATNLDNLRKRWERLLVDRLTVDNVEVIRKSDIVFLCVKPHILPICRRSMEGSSNIPDCNTKLMVSILAGVTLERLYNEFSCLPNIPFVRTMPNTPMQVGAGCTIFCAGFDHHNATVEAHYNATKFMFNQLGLAYEVREEQIDNMTGLTGCGPAFVYQIIEALADGGVKQGIPREMAIKMAAQTVLGAAKTVLETGKHPAVLKDEVCSPGGATIHGVHELEKGAVRATLITAVEKSSARAKELS